The proteins below come from a single Roseiflexus sp. RS-1 genomic window:
- a CDS encoding serine carboxypeptidase: MKKILIIHLGEGEMLLPVTFLDQDVEVRRVGCGGDVARARALIAEYDGAVDAIGLEGMPAVLRLGSAQVQHAIGAELPAVARVTPVVDGSGVRPELERWGVILAERAHPLIFNHKRVLFAPGVNHEGLAQALTRRSSAIRFADPQLFFGLPDAPGVGSAQTLDQAAAPTLEALKEASFETIAGITGAPHHQGSFVWADILAGNIAAIRRFAPERLDRKMVIVESASDEDIADLRARGVETLITLMPSLQGKGEIARYPAATIEALLVALRPDPQAPLTEDTYLDLLADLDWAPAVVTLQPEAAGVNKFAFVIHPLSVRFIHDYPPFYWTRYVPDTIVEAAAAYVPPIYVGKITGGRSPTTGQRIEGYLISLGATPRQMMKHSPRFTYNLLNQAAHLAERLGARIMGLGAFTSVVGDAGITVANEADIAITSGNSLTVAATLETAKIAARMMGYRDLSRGRIMVIGATGSIGSACARLAAQATKDVALVSIEPEKLIDLKRLIERETPGARVVIATHANDLAGECDLIITATSAFGQRVLDVTECKPGAIICDVARPPDINPAEAALRPDVLVIESGEVLIPGDVEIGYDIGLPPKTVYACLAETSLLAMEGRFEDYTLGRNISPERVKEIYRLFRKHGYRLAPLRSFEEYITEEQIMHKRRLAEELRADPELFARRKAEAKERLKSIPEMAKGVRAARRSKHSAAWGWAGVGAVALSLIALRRQARMQ; encoded by the coding sequence ATGAAGAAGATCCTTATCATTCATCTCGGCGAAGGCGAAATGCTCTTGCCGGTCACCTTTTTAGACCAGGATGTCGAGGTGCGGCGCGTCGGCTGCGGCGGCGACGTGGCGCGCGCCCGGGCGTTGATCGCCGAATATGACGGCGCTGTTGATGCGATTGGGCTGGAAGGCATGCCAGCGGTGTTGCGTCTGGGGAGCGCGCAGGTGCAGCATGCCATTGGCGCGGAACTGCCCGCCGTCGCACGGGTGACCCCAGTTGTGGATGGCAGCGGCGTGCGCCCCGAACTTGAACGCTGGGGCGTCATCCTTGCCGAGCGCGCGCATCCGCTGATCTTCAACCACAAACGTGTACTCTTTGCCCCAGGCGTTAATCACGAAGGGCTGGCTCAGGCGCTGACGCGGCGCAGTTCGGCAATACGCTTCGCCGATCCGCAGCTGTTCTTTGGTCTGCCCGATGCACCCGGAGTCGGCAGTGCGCAAACCCTCGACCAGGCAGCCGCACCGACTCTGGAGGCGCTCAAGGAGGCGTCGTTCGAGACGATTGCTGGCATCACCGGTGCGCCGCACCACCAGGGCAGTTTTGTCTGGGCGGACATTCTGGCGGGCAATATCGCCGCCATTCGCCGGTTCGCGCCTGAACGGTTGGACCGGAAAATGGTGATCGTCGAGTCGGCGAGCGACGAGGACATCGCCGACCTGCGCGCACGCGGCGTCGAAACCCTGATCACGCTGATGCCGTCACTTCAGGGCAAAGGGGAAATTGCGCGCTATCCGGCAGCCACGATCGAAGCGCTGCTCGTCGCGCTTCGCCCCGATCCGCAGGCGCCGCTCACCGAGGATACCTACCTCGACCTGCTGGCGGATCTCGACTGGGCGCCCGCCGTCGTGACCCTGCAACCAGAGGCGGCCGGCGTCAACAAGTTCGCCTTCGTCATCCACCCGTTGAGCGTCAGGTTCATCCACGACTATCCGCCGTTCTACTGGACGCGCTACGTTCCGGATACGATCGTCGAAGCGGCGGCGGCGTATGTGCCGCCGATCTATGTCGGGAAGATCACCGGCGGACGTTCGCCGACGACCGGGCAGCGCATCGAGGGGTATCTGATCTCGCTTGGCGCAACGCCGCGTCAGATGATGAAGCACAGCCCGCGTTTCACCTACAATCTGCTCAATCAGGCGGCGCACCTCGCCGAACGCCTCGGCGCACGCATCATGGGGCTGGGCGCCTTTACCAGCGTTGTCGGAGATGCGGGCATTACTGTTGCCAACGAAGCGGATATCGCCATCACCAGCGGCAACAGTCTGACCGTCGCCGCAACCCTGGAAACTGCCAAGATTGCAGCGCGCATGATGGGATATCGCGATCTGAGTCGTGGGCGGATCATGGTCATTGGCGCCACCGGTTCGATCGGTTCCGCCTGTGCGCGACTGGCGGCGCAGGCGACGAAGGATGTGGCGCTGGTCTCGATCGAGCCGGAGAAACTGATCGACCTGAAACGCCTGATCGAGCGCGAAACGCCAGGGGCGCGGGTGGTGATTGCGACCCATGCCAATGATCTGGCGGGCGAGTGCGACCTGATCATCACGGCGACCTCCGCCTTTGGTCAGCGCGTCCTTGATGTGACGGAGTGCAAGCCGGGCGCCATCATCTGCGATGTGGCGCGCCCGCCGGACATCAACCCGGCGGAAGCGGCGCTGCGCCCTGATGTGCTGGTGATCGAGAGCGGCGAGGTGCTGATCCCCGGTGACGTTGAAATCGGGTATGATATTGGCCTGCCGCCCAAGACGGTCTACGCCTGTCTGGCGGAAACGTCGCTGCTGGCGATGGAAGGGCGTTTCGAGGATTACACGCTGGGGCGCAATATCTCGCCCGAGCGGGTGAAAGAGATCTACCGGCTCTTCCGCAAGCATGGCTACCGCCTGGCGCCGCTGCGTTCGTTCGAGGAATATATCACCGAAGAGCAGATCATGCACAAGCGCAGACTGGCGGAGGAGTTGCGCGCCGATCCCGAATTGTTCGCGCGGCGCAAAGCGGAAGCGAAGGAACGCCTGAAATCGATCCCGGAGATGGCGAAGGGCGTGCGCGCTGCACGACGCAGCAAACATTCCGCAGCGTGGGGCTGGGCGGGAGTCGGCGCAGTCGCGCTGAGCCTGATCGCGCTGCGACGCCAGGCACGGATGCAGTAG
- a CDS encoding c-type cytochrome — protein sequence MQPLMRMAIGVALVLGALLLAANTLGNRSGPPASGPVAGDPERGRIVFERAGCSACHAPTTEFRVGTGMAGVLQPEGPVYPPGVDYRGALPNGAPRTEENVAAFIRTTNQGQIGLMPGRALNDQQMADLLAYLRTLRR from the coding sequence ATGCAACCATTAATGCGCATGGCAATTGGTGTGGCGCTGGTGCTTGGGGCGCTCCTGCTGGCGGCAAATACGCTCGGCAATCGCTCCGGTCCGCCTGCAAGCGGACCGGTTGCCGGCGACCCTGAGCGCGGGCGGATCGTCTTTGAGCGCGCCGGATGCAGCGCCTGCCACGCACCCACGACCGAATTTCGCGTCGGGACCGGCATGGCGGGCGTGTTGCAACCGGAAGGTCCGGTCTATCCGCCGGGAGTGGACTACCGCGGCGCGCTCCCCAACGGCGCGCCGCGCACCGAGGAGAACGTCGCCGCCTTTATCCGCACGACCAATCAGGGGCAGATCGGACTGATGCCAGGGCGCGCCCTGAACGATCAGCAGATGGCCGATCTTCTTGCGTATTTGCGAACGCTGAGAAGGTAA